A portion of the Streptomyces erythrochromogenes genome contains these proteins:
- a CDS encoding short-chain fatty acyl-CoA regulator family protein, whose amino-acid sequence MGKTYAGARLRRLREERRMSQAELARVLGISPSYLNQMEHDSRPLTVPVLLRLTEAFGVDPGFFSERDTGRLVADLREALAGEVAEARVSPSDLAELAQRMPAVASVLLDLGRRSQLLAERLAETADGRDGAGGAAPRSPHEEIREFFYRRQNYLHDTDLAAEGLAREIAVQRGDVLRVLSDRLAARHGIRLAAGSERLHHFDAGARVLHLSGRLRPGQQAFRMATQLALLEYGAELDRLAAEDFPQDSPAHGLARIGIANYFAAALILPYGAFHTAAEEFRYDIERLTDHFGLGYETVCHRLSTLQRPRLRGVPFSFVRVDRAGNMSKRQSATGFHFSRAGGTCPLWNVYEAFAAPGRIHVQVAAMPDGQRYLWTARAVTRHRGGWGEPGKTFAIGLGCEIRHASRLVYSDGLDLDNVSAATPIGMGCRLCERLDCPQRAVPPLGRALAVDENSSTFVPYPVVPGKG is encoded by the coding sequence GTGGGCAAGACGTACGCGGGGGCGCGCCTGCGGCGGCTGCGCGAGGAACGCCGGATGAGCCAGGCGGAACTGGCCAGGGTCCTCGGCATCTCGCCCAGCTACCTCAACCAGATGGAGCACGACTCGCGCCCGCTCACCGTCCCGGTGCTGCTCCGGCTGACCGAGGCCTTCGGCGTCGACCCCGGCTTCTTCTCCGAGCGCGACACCGGCCGGCTCGTGGCCGACCTGCGCGAGGCCCTCGCCGGAGAGGTCGCCGAGGCCCGGGTCTCCCCCTCCGACCTGGCCGAGCTGGCCCAGCGGATGCCGGCCGTCGCGTCCGTGCTGCTGGACCTGGGCCGGCGCAGCCAACTGCTCGCGGAGCGGCTCGCGGAGACGGCGGACGGCAGGGACGGCGCCGGCGGCGCCGCGCCGCGCTCGCCCCACGAGGAGATCCGCGAGTTCTTCTACCGGAGGCAGAACTACCTGCACGACACCGACCTGGCCGCCGAGGGCCTCGCCCGGGAGATCGCCGTCCAGCGGGGCGACGTGCTCCGTGTGCTGTCGGACCGCCTCGCCGCCCGGCACGGGATCCGGCTGGCAGCCGGCTCCGAGCGCCTGCACCACTTCGACGCGGGGGCGCGGGTCCTGCACCTGTCCGGGCGGCTGCGGCCGGGCCAGCAGGCGTTCCGGATGGCCACCCAGCTCGCCCTGCTGGAGTACGGGGCGGAACTGGACCGGCTGGCGGCCGAGGACTTCCCGCAGGACTCTCCCGCCCACGGCCTGGCCCGGATCGGCATCGCGAACTACTTCGCGGCCGCGCTGATCCTTCCGTACGGCGCCTTCCACACGGCGGCCGAGGAATTCCGGTACGACATCGAGCGGCTCACCGACCACTTCGGTCTCGGCTACGAGACGGTCTGCCACCGCCTCAGCACCCTGCAACGCCCCAGGCTGCGCGGGGTGCCCTTCTCCTTCGTACGGGTCGACCGGGCGGGGAACATGTCCAAGCGGCAGTCCGCCACCGGATTCCACTTCTCCCGCGCGGGCGGCACCTGCCCGCTGTGGAACGTCTACGAGGCCTTCGCCGCGCCCGGCCGCATCCACGTCCAGGTCGCCGCCATGCCCGACGGGCAGCGGTACCTGTGGACCGCGCGCGCCGTGACCCGCCACCGCGGCGGCTGGGGCGAGCCCGGCAAGACCTTCGCGATCGGCCTCGGCTGCGAGATCCGGCACGCCTCCCGGCTGGTCTACTCCGACGGCCTCGACCTCGACAACGTCTCCGCCGCCACGCCCATCGGCATGGGCTGCCGCCTGTGCGAACGGCTCGACTGCCCCCAGCGGGCGGTCCCGCCGCTCGGCCGCGCCCTGGCGGTCGACGAGAACAGCAGCACCTTCGTCCCCTACCCCGTGGTCCCCGGGAAGGGCTGA
- a CDS encoding 3-hydroxybutyryl-CoA dehydrogenase, with protein MTAPIRRVGIVGGGQMGAGIAEVCARAGLDTVVCEADATTALAARERVAMSLERAVQRGKLDRISAEDALARLVFSGSPDELGDRQLVIEAVTENAGVKTETFAALDKIVEDPAAILATNTSSLPVMRLGMATGRADRVVGLHFFNPVPVLPLVEVVSSLHTSRETVEAVEAFARDALGKTVVRSTDRAGFVVNALLVPYLLSAIRMTESGFATATDVDAGMELGCAHPMGPLKLADLIGLDTVAAIAESLYDEFKEPLYAPPPLLSRMVQAGLLGRKSGRGFHTYDQGR; from the coding sequence GTGACCGCCCCGATCCGCCGGGTCGGCATCGTCGGGGGCGGGCAGATGGGCGCCGGCATCGCCGAGGTCTGCGCCCGCGCCGGACTCGACACCGTCGTCTGCGAGGCCGACGCCACCACCGCCCTGGCGGCCCGCGAACGGGTCGCCATGTCCCTCGAACGAGCCGTCCAGCGCGGCAAACTGGACCGGATCTCCGCCGAGGACGCCCTGGCGAGGCTCGTCTTCTCCGGCAGTCCCGACGAACTCGGCGACCGGCAGCTGGTCATCGAGGCCGTCACGGAGAACGCCGGGGTCAAGACGGAGACCTTCGCAGCCCTCGACAAGATCGTCGAGGATCCGGCGGCGATCCTCGCCACCAACACCTCCTCCCTGCCGGTCATGCGCCTGGGCATGGCCACGGGCCGCGCCGACCGGGTCGTGGGACTGCACTTCTTCAACCCCGTCCCCGTGCTCCCCCTTGTGGAAGTCGTCTCCTCGCTCCACACCTCCCGGGAGACCGTCGAGGCGGTGGAGGCCTTCGCCCGCGACGCACTGGGCAAGACGGTCGTCCGCTCCACCGACCGGGCCGGCTTCGTCGTCAACGCCCTCCTGGTCCCGTACCTGCTCTCGGCGATCCGCATGACCGAGTCCGGCTTCGCCACCGCGACCGACGTGGACGCGGGCATGGAACTGGGCTGCGCCCACCCGATGGGACCGCTCAAGCTCGCCGACCTGATCGGCCTGGACACCGTCGCCGCCATCGCGGAATCCCTCTACGACGAGTTCAAGGAACCCCTCTACGCCCCGCCCCCGCTGCTGTCGCGGATGGTGCAGGCGGGACTGCTGGGCCGCAAGAGCGGCCGCGGGTTCCACACGTACGACCAGGGCCGATGA
- a CDS encoding lysine N(6)-hydroxylase/L-ornithine N(5)-oxygenase family protein, translating to MAQVRPGEAPVVHDLIGIGFGPSNVAMAIAVSEHNLRVGGQEAINAHFFEQQPRFGWHRGMLIDDATMQVSFLKDLVTLRNPASEFSFLCYLKSKGRLIDFINHKNLFPLRVEFHDYFEWAADKVDDMVSYGHEVVGVTPVTRDGVVEHLDVTVRSGEGLALHRARNVVIGTGLRPFMPDGVERTDRVWHNSDLLTKVDGLDAAVPSRFVVVGAGQSAAENVAYLHRRFPGAEVCAVFSRYGYSPADDSGFANRIFDPDAVGEFFAAPEDVKRRLMDYHGNTNYSVVDVDLIDDLYRQMYQEKVLGTERLRFLNVSRLTGVRETVAGVHATVQSLVTGEETQLDADVVVFATGYRPADPLGLLGEAAERCLRDDEGRLRVERDYRIATDSALRCGIYVQGGTEHTHGITSSLLSNTAVRVGEILDSLLGRGLKSGSDEARTVAGGTGSTAAR from the coding sequence ATGGCACAGGTTCGTCCTGGCGAAGCCCCGGTGGTCCACGATCTCATTGGAATCGGCTTCGGGCCGTCCAACGTGGCCATGGCGATCGCGGTCAGCGAGCACAACTTACGCGTCGGCGGACAGGAAGCGATCAACGCCCACTTCTTCGAACAGCAGCCACGCTTCGGCTGGCACCGCGGGATGCTCATCGACGACGCGACGATGCAGGTGAGCTTCCTCAAGGACCTGGTGACGCTGCGGAACCCGGCGAGCGAGTTCAGCTTCCTGTGCTACCTCAAGAGCAAGGGGCGCTTGATCGACTTCATCAACCACAAGAACCTCTTCCCGCTGCGCGTCGAGTTCCACGACTACTTCGAATGGGCCGCGGACAAGGTCGACGACATGGTCTCCTACGGCCACGAGGTCGTCGGGGTCACGCCCGTCACCCGGGACGGAGTGGTGGAGCACCTGGACGTCACCGTCCGGTCCGGGGAGGGACTCGCCCTCCACCGGGCCCGCAACGTCGTCATAGGAACGGGCCTGCGCCCCTTCATGCCGGACGGGGTGGAGCGCACCGACCGCGTCTGGCACAACTCCGACCTGCTGACGAAGGTCGACGGCCTGGACGCCGCCGTCCCCTCCCGGTTCGTCGTCGTCGGCGCCGGGCAGAGCGCCGCCGAGAACGTCGCCTACCTGCACCGCCGCTTCCCCGGGGCCGAGGTGTGCGCCGTCTTCTCCCGCTACGGGTACAGCCCCGCCGACGACAGCGGCTTCGCCAACCGGATCTTCGACCCCGACGCCGTGGGGGAGTTCTTCGCCGCGCCGGAGGACGTCAAGCGCCGGCTCATGGACTACCACGGCAACACCAACTACTCCGTGGTGGACGTCGACCTGATCGACGACCTGTACCGGCAGATGTACCAGGAGAAGGTCCTGGGCACCGAGCGCCTCCGCTTCCTCAACGTCTCGCGGCTGACCGGCGTCAGGGAGACCGTGGCGGGCGTCCACGCGACCGTGCAGTCCCTCGTCACCGGTGAGGAGACCCAACTGGACGCGGACGTCGTGGTCTTCGCGACCGGGTACCGCCCCGCCGACCCCCTCGGCCTGCTCGGCGAGGCCGCCGAGCGGTGCCTGCGCGACGACGAGGGCCGCCTCCGGGTCGAGCGCGACTACCGCATCGCGACCGATTCCGCGCTGCGCTGCGGCATCTACGTTCAGGGCGGGACGGAGCACACGCACGGCATCACCTCGTCCCTGCTGTCCAACACCGCCGTCAGGGTCGGCGAGATCCTGGACTCGCTCCTCGGGCGCGGCCTCAAGTCCGGTTCCGACGAGGCCCGTACGGTCGCCGGGGGCACCGGCAGCACCGCCGCCCGCTGA
- a CDS encoding methionyl-tRNA formyltransferase codes for MRVVMFGYQTWGHRTLQALLDSEHDVVLVVTHPKSEHVYEKIWSDSVADLAEEHGVPVLLRNRPDDDELLARLKEADPDIIVANNWRTWLPPRVFDLPRHGTLNVHDSLLPKYAGFSPLIWALINGESEVGVTAHMMNDELDAGDIVRQEAVPVGPKDTATDLFHRTVDLIAPVTVGALDLIASGQREFVRQDRSQASFFHKRSVEDSRIDWTWSAEELDRLVRAQSEPYPSAFTFHRGRRIEVLAAFVSEGRYGGTPGRVFYREGDGVVIVAGADARYGRSHGLAITRVRTEDGRELPAAEYFTSMGGYLTARP; via the coding sequence ATGCGGGTCGTCATGTTCGGTTACCAGACCTGGGGGCACCGCACCCTGCAAGCCCTCCTGGACTCCGAGCACGACGTGGTCCTGGTCGTGACGCACCCCAAGAGCGAGCACGTCTACGAGAAGATCTGGAGCGACTCCGTCGCCGACCTCGCCGAGGAGCACGGGGTCCCCGTGCTGCTCCGCAACCGTCCCGACGACGACGAGCTGTTGGCGCGCCTCAAGGAGGCGGACCCGGACATCATCGTGGCCAACAACTGGCGGACCTGGCTCCCGCCGCGCGTGTTCGACCTCCCGCGCCACGGCACCCTGAACGTGCACGACTCGCTGCTGCCGAAGTACGCCGGCTTCTCGCCCCTGATCTGGGCGCTGATCAACGGCGAGAGCGAAGTGGGCGTCACCGCGCACATGATGAACGACGAGCTCGACGCCGGCGACATCGTGCGGCAGGAGGCCGTGCCGGTGGGGCCGAAGGACACCGCCACCGACCTCTTCCACCGCACCGTCGACCTCATCGCGCCGGTCACGGTCGGGGCGCTCGACCTCATCGCCTCGGGGCAGCGGGAGTTCGTCCGCCAGGACCGCTCACAGGCCAGCTTCTTCCACAAGCGCTCCGTCGAGGACAGCCGCATCGACTGGACCTGGTCCGCGGAGGAGCTGGACCGCCTGGTCCGGGCCCAGTCCGAGCCGTACCCCAGCGCGTTCACCTTCCACCGGGGCAGGCGGATCGAGGTCCTGGCCGCCTTCGTCTCGGAGGGCCGGTACGGCGGCACGCCCGGCCGCGTCTTCTACCGCGAGGGCGACGGCGTGGTGATCGTCGCGGGCGCCGACGCCCGCTACGGCCGCAGCCACGGGCTGGCCATCACCCGGGTGCGGACCGAGGACGGCCGCGAGCTGCCCGCGGCCGAGTACTTCACCTCCATGGGCGGGTACCTGACCGCGCGCCCCTGA
- a CDS encoding heavy metal translocating P-type ATPase, whose translation MTCAACVNRVEKRLSRIDGVTASVNLATGRARVHHPVDVTAEELLAAVEKAGYETELVPPPVPRAAPRATTGPAGPVDPAGPDHPDDPAGPTREEARKDRERLLITALLCLPVLVLSMVPALQFRNWQWLCLVLAAPVVVWSAWPFHLRAARGLRHASATMDTLVSLGVIASFAWSLYALFLGGAGDPGMRMPFSLLPSAGTDVAHVYLEAAVAVPLFVLTGRHLEARARRGTGAALRSLAGLAAKDVTVREDGRERLLPIEELVPGQGFVVRPGERVATDGVVVSGSSALDLSLITGESDPVEVGPGRAVVGGAVNMGGLLLVQATAVGADTRLARITHLVTEAQAGKARAQRLADKVAGVFVPAVLSLAVTVLGFWLGAGADPQAAVTAAVAILVVACPCALGLATPTALMAATGRGARLGILVKGPPSLEALRHVDVIVLDKTGTLTTGHMSVVRVTETAGGIGRDAAVRLAGAVEQGSEHPLGRAVASYAQRAAAQGPLPGVAAFLAVPGSGVAGIVEGRRVEVRTPGEGLPASLAQALAEAEASALTPVLVRVDGFDEALISLGDVLRPGSYRAVDRLRRLGVEPVLATGDREATARAVARELGITEVHAHCTPEGKAALVRELRGGGRRVAVIGDGVNDAAALAEADLGIAMGSGTDVAIGAADVTLVRGDIEAVADAVRLARRTLATIRLNLVWAFGYNAVTVPLAAVGLLGPMLAAAAMSASSVLVVANSLRLRTWQPAPRRPGSPVGKASR comes from the coding sequence ATGACCTGCGCGGCGTGCGTGAACCGGGTGGAGAAGCGGCTGTCCCGCATCGACGGGGTGACGGCCTCGGTGAACCTGGCCACCGGCCGGGCCCGCGTCCACCACCCGGTGGACGTCACGGCCGAGGAGCTCCTGGCGGCGGTCGAAAAGGCCGGTTACGAGACGGAGTTGGTGCCGCCGCCCGTGCCGCGAGCCGCACCGCGGGCCACGACCGGCCCGGCCGGACCGGTCGATCCGGCCGGTCCGGACCACCCGGATGATCCGGCGGGTCCGACGCGGGAGGAGGCGCGCAAGGACCGCGAACGCCTGCTGATCACCGCGCTGCTCTGCCTGCCGGTCCTCGTCCTGTCGATGGTCCCCGCCCTGCAGTTCCGCAACTGGCAGTGGCTGTGTCTCGTCCTGGCCGCCCCCGTGGTCGTCTGGAGCGCCTGGCCGTTCCACCTGAGGGCGGCCCGGGGGCTGCGGCACGCGTCGGCCACCATGGACACCCTCGTCTCGCTCGGCGTCATCGCGTCCTTCGCCTGGTCCCTGTACGCACTGTTCCTCGGCGGCGCGGGCGATCCCGGCATGCGGATGCCTTTCAGCCTCCTCCCCTCGGCCGGGACGGACGTCGCGCACGTCTACCTCGAGGCGGCGGTCGCCGTCCCCCTCTTCGTGCTGACCGGCCGCCATCTGGAGGCGCGGGCCCGGCGCGGCACGGGTGCGGCACTGCGCTCCCTGGCCGGTCTGGCCGCCAAGGACGTCACCGTGCGGGAGGACGGCAGGGAGCGCCTGCTGCCCATAGAGGAGCTCGTGCCGGGCCAGGGGTTCGTCGTCCGGCCCGGGGAACGGGTCGCCACCGACGGCGTCGTGGTCTCGGGCAGCTCCGCCCTGGACCTGTCGCTGATCACCGGGGAGAGCGATCCCGTCGAGGTGGGCCCCGGCCGGGCGGTGGTGGGCGGGGCCGTCAACATGGGCGGACTGCTCCTCGTACAGGCCACGGCGGTCGGCGCCGACACCCGGCTGGCCCGGATCACTCACCTGGTCACCGAGGCCCAGGCGGGCAAGGCGCGGGCGCAGCGGCTGGCCGACAAGGTGGCGGGCGTCTTCGTCCCGGCCGTGCTGTCCCTGGCCGTCACCGTGCTCGGCTTCTGGCTGGGCGCCGGGGCCGATCCCCAGGCGGCCGTCACCGCGGCCGTCGCGATCCTCGTCGTGGCCTGCCCGTGCGCCCTGGGCCTGGCCACCCCCACCGCCCTCATGGCCGCCACCGGCCGTGGCGCCCGCCTCGGCATCCTGGTCAAGGGGCCGCCGTCGCTGGAGGCCCTGCGGCACGTCGACGTGATCGTCCTGGACAAGACCGGCACCCTCACCACGGGCCACATGTCCGTCGTACGGGTCACGGAGACCGCCGGCGGGATCGGCCGGGACGCGGCCGTCCGGCTGGCCGGGGCGGTGGAGCAGGGTTCCGAGCACCCGCTGGGCCGCGCTGTCGCCTCGTACGCGCAGCGCGCCGCGGCCCAGGGCCCGCTGCCGGGGGTCGCCGCCTTCCTGGCCGTCCCCGGCAGCGGTGTCGCGGGGATCGTGGAGGGCCGCCGGGTGGAGGTTCGCACTCCGGGCGAGGGGCTGCCCGCGTCGCTGGCGCAGGCACTGGCCGAGGCGGAGGCCTCCGCGCTCACCCCGGTCCTGGTCCGGGTGGACGGCTTCGACGAGGCGCTCATCTCGCTGGGCGACGTCCTGCGGCCCGGCAGCTACCGGGCGGTCGACCGGCTGCGGCGCCTGGGCGTGGAGCCGGTCCTGGCCACCGGCGACCGGGAGGCCACCGCGCGGGCCGTCGCCCGCGAGCTCGGCATCACCGAGGTCCACGCCCACTGCACCCCGGAGGGCAAGGCCGCGCTGGTACGGGAGTTGCGGGGCGGGGGCCGGCGGGTGGCCGTGATCGGCGACGGCGTCAACGACGCCGCGGCCCTGGCGGAGGCGGACCTCGGGATCGCGATGGGCAGCGGCACGGACGTGGCCATCGGGGCCGCCGACGTGACCCTCGTACGGGGTGACATCGAGGCGGTCGCCGACGCGGTCCGCCTCGCCCGCCGCACCCTGGCGACGATCCGGCTCAACCTGGTCTGGGCGTTCGGCTACAACGCGGTGACCGTCCCCCTGGCGGCCGTGGGCCTGCTGGGCCCGATGCTCGCCGCGGCCGCGATGTCCGCCAGCTCGGTCCTCGTGGTGGCCAACAGCCTGCGCCTGCGCACCTGGCAGCCCGCGCCGAGGCGCCCGGGCTCCCCCGTCGGAAAGGCTTCGCGTTGA
- a CDS encoding FecCD family ABC transporter permease, with translation MSTIAVEHPVPRGATRARKRRVVGSVTLLLILLTAVVVSLGVGARGLSPSEVWYGLSAGPGGDHRLTEIRLIVQTVRVPRTVLATVAGVALGVGGALIQGFTRNPIADTGLLGVNAGASFAVVSVIAVFGFANPFQYVWFAFAGAAVAGVLVFGLASIGRGAGNPLTLALAGQGVTVFLAAMTTAVALSDKASLNALRFWNAGSVAGVGFGVIWPVTAFVAAGLLLALTTLPAINLLNLGDDVARGLGVNIALHRTVGVIAITLLAGAATAACGSIAFLGLMVAHVARYLTGPDYRWLVPYAGLLGAVVLLVCDIAGRLLVRPGELDAGVVVALLGAPFFAVLVWRGKFKSA, from the coding sequence ATGAGCACGATTGCAGTGGAACACCCCGTGCCGAGGGGTGCAACGCGGGCGCGCAAGCGGCGAGTTGTCGGTTCGGTCACGCTCCTGTTGATCCTCCTGACCGCGGTGGTGGTGTCGTTGGGCGTCGGAGCGCGCGGGCTCAGCCCGTCCGAGGTCTGGTACGGGCTGTCGGCCGGGCCCGGCGGCGACCACCGGCTCACCGAGATCCGGCTCATCGTGCAGACCGTACGGGTCCCCCGCACGGTGCTCGCCACGGTGGCCGGAGTGGCACTGGGGGTCGGCGGGGCGCTGATCCAGGGCTTCACGCGCAACCCGATCGCCGACACCGGCCTGCTGGGTGTGAACGCGGGCGCCTCGTTCGCCGTGGTCTCGGTGATCGCCGTCTTCGGCTTCGCGAACCCGTTCCAGTACGTCTGGTTCGCCTTCGCCGGGGCGGCGGTCGCGGGCGTCCTCGTGTTCGGGCTGGCCAGCATCGGCCGGGGAGCCGGCAACCCGTTGACGCTGGCGCTGGCCGGACAGGGGGTCACCGTGTTCCTCGCGGCCATGACCACGGCGGTCGCACTGTCCGACAAGGCGTCCCTGAACGCGCTGCGCTTCTGGAACGCGGGCTCGGTGGCCGGCGTCGGATTCGGCGTCATCTGGCCGGTGACCGCCTTCGTCGCGGCCGGGCTGCTGCTGGCGCTGACCACGCTGCCCGCCATCAACCTGCTCAACCTGGGCGACGACGTCGCCCGGGGCCTGGGCGTCAACATCGCCCTGCACCGGACCGTCGGCGTCATCGCCATCACCCTGCTCGCGGGGGCCGCGACGGCGGCGTGCGGCTCCATCGCGTTCCTCGGACTCATGGTGGCGCACGTGGCCCGCTACCTGACCGGGCCGGACTACCGCTGGCTGGTGCCGTACGCGGGTCTCCTCGGCGCCGTCGTCCTGCTGGTCTGCGACATCGCCGGGCGCCTGCTGGTGAGGCCGGGCGAACTGGACGCGGGTGTCGTCGTGGCGCTCCTCGGCGCCCCCTTCTTCGCGGTCCTGGTGTGGCGCGGGAAGTTCAAGAGCGCATGA
- the aceB gene encoding malate synthase A — protein sequence MSTTATTHRVRVLAAPGERHDEILTPEALEFIGRLDAVFEPRRLEILKERRRRRDRLVSGTPLDFSIATSAVRADPDWRVAPPAPGLTDRRVEITGPPDRRMTVNALNSGARVWMADFEDATAPTWDNLVGGQLNLLDAIERRIDFTTGDGKAYRLGTDLATIMLRPRGWHLLEEHLRVGDRPVSASLVDFGLYFFHCAQRQIDAGHGPYFYLPKLENALEARLWNDVFVLAQELLGIARGTVRATVLIETITAAFEMEEILHALREHSAGLNAGRWDYLFSLIKTFGHRTDFQLPDRAKVTMTAPFMRAYTELLVRTCHKRGAHAIGGMAAHVPSKDPEANEAALAKVRLDKEREAEDGFDGSWVAHPGLVPVCREVFDLVLEGRPHQLDRTRDDVDVAAADLLAVRRIGGPPTPEGVRANVTVALRYFEAWLRGHGAVALNGLMEDAATAEIARVQLWQWLRHRTVAREDLLAVLDQECAAFAAEQPGALVPQARAVLERAALERDLPAFFTPDAYSRHLVRPAGAAS from the coding sequence ATGTCCACCACCGCAACCACGCACCGGGTCCGGGTCCTCGCGGCACCGGGCGAACGCCACGACGAGATCCTCACCCCCGAGGCCCTGGAGTTCATCGGCAGGCTCGACGCGGTCTTCGAGCCCCGCCGGCTGGAGATCCTCAAGGAACGGCGCCGCCGCAGGGACCGCCTCGTCTCGGGCACTCCGCTGGACTTCTCCATCGCCACGTCCGCCGTCCGCGCCGACCCCGACTGGCGGGTGGCACCCCCGGCCCCCGGCCTGACCGACCGCCGCGTCGAGATCACCGGCCCGCCCGACCGGCGGATGACGGTCAACGCACTCAACTCCGGTGCCCGCGTCTGGATGGCCGACTTCGAGGACGCCACCGCACCCACCTGGGACAACCTCGTCGGCGGCCAGCTCAACCTGCTCGACGCCATCGAGCGGCGCATCGACTTCACCACCGGGGACGGCAAGGCGTACCGCCTCGGCACGGACCTGGCGACCATCATGCTCCGCCCCCGCGGCTGGCACCTCCTGGAGGAACACCTGCGGGTCGGGGACCGCCCGGTCTCCGCCTCGCTGGTCGACTTCGGCCTCTACTTCTTCCACTGCGCGCAGCGGCAGATCGACGCCGGCCACGGCCCGTACTTCTACCTCCCCAAGCTGGAGAACGCGCTGGAGGCCAGGCTCTGGAACGACGTCTTCGTCCTCGCCCAGGAGCTCCTCGGCATTGCGCGCGGCACCGTGCGCGCCACGGTCCTCATAGAGACGATCACCGCCGCGTTCGAGATGGAGGAGATCCTCCACGCTCTGCGCGAGCACAGCGCCGGACTCAACGCCGGCCGCTGGGACTACCTCTTCAGCCTCATCAAGACCTTCGGCCACCGCACCGACTTCCAGCTCCCGGACCGCGCGAAGGTCACCATGACCGCGCCCTTCATGCGGGCCTACACCGAACTGCTCGTCAGGACCTGCCACAAGCGCGGAGCCCACGCCATCGGCGGCATGGCCGCCCACGTCCCCAGCAAGGACCCCGAGGCCAACGAGGCCGCCCTGGCGAAGGTGCGGCTGGACAAGGAACGGGAGGCCGAGGACGGCTTCGACGGCTCCTGGGTCGCCCACCCCGGCCTGGTCCCCGTCTGCCGGGAGGTCTTCGACCTCGTGCTCGAAGGCCGCCCGCACCAGCTCGACCGTACGCGGGACGACGTCGACGTCGCCGCAGCCGACCTGCTCGCGGTCCGCCGGATCGGCGGCCCGCCCACCCCGGAGGGGGTCCGCGCCAACGTCACCGTCGCCCTGCGGTACTTCGAGGCATGGCTGCGCGGTCACGGGGCCGTTGCCCTGAACGGGCTCATGGAGGACGCCGCGACTGCCGAGATAGCCCGGGTCCAGCTGTGGCAGTGGCTGCGCCACCGTACCGTCGCCCGCGAGGACCTGCTCGCCGTCCTCGACCAGGAGTGCGCCGCGTTCGCCGCGGAGCAGCCGGGCGCCCTGGTGCCGCAGGCCCGGGCCGTCCTGGAACGGGCCGCCCTCGAACGGGACCTGCCGGCCTTCTTCACCCCCGACGCCTACAGTCGCCACCTGGTCCGCCCGGCGGGAGCGGCGTCGTGA
- the aceA gene encoding isocitrate lyase, with protein sequence MAEAKATTAAAQQLEQRWAGDPRWAGIERTYTAEDVVRLSGSVREEHTLARRGAERLWRQLHELDYVHALGALTGGQAVQQVRAGLQAIYLSGWQVAADANQAGHTYPDQSLYPVNSVPQVVRRINNALLRADQIATAEGGTDTTDWLAPIVADAEAGFGGPLNAFELTKAMIAAGAAGIHYEDQLASEKKCGHLGGKVLVPTSQHVRTLNAARLAADIADTPTLIIARTDALAANLLTSDVDERDARFATGERTAEGFYRVRNGMAPVIARGLAYAPYADLIWVETGTPDLGQAREFAEALHAEFPGKMLAYNCSPSFNWKAALDDDQIAKFQRELGAMGYKFQFITLAGFHSLNHGMFDLARGYADHGMTAYVDLQEREFAAQQHGFTAVKHQREVGTGYFDLVSTAVNPASSTTALAGSTEEEQFH encoded by the coding sequence ATGGCAGAGGCGAAGGCGACCACGGCAGCGGCACAGCAGCTCGAGCAGCGCTGGGCCGGCGACCCGCGATGGGCGGGCATCGAGCGCACCTACACGGCCGAGGACGTGGTGCGGCTCTCCGGCAGCGTCCGGGAGGAGCACACCCTGGCCCGGCGCGGCGCCGAGCGCCTGTGGCGCCAGCTCCACGAGCTGGACTACGTCCACGCCCTCGGCGCGCTGACCGGCGGACAGGCCGTGCAGCAGGTCCGCGCCGGCCTCCAGGCGATCTACCTCTCCGGCTGGCAGGTGGCCGCCGACGCCAACCAGGCCGGCCACACCTACCCCGACCAGAGCCTGTACCCGGTCAACTCCGTCCCGCAGGTGGTGCGCCGCATCAACAACGCCCTGCTGCGCGCCGACCAGATCGCCACCGCAGAGGGCGGCACCGACACGACGGACTGGCTGGCGCCGATCGTCGCGGACGCCGAGGCCGGCTTCGGCGGCCCGCTCAACGCCTTCGAGCTGACCAAGGCGATGATCGCGGCGGGCGCGGCCGGCATCCACTACGAGGACCAGCTCGCCTCCGAGAAGAAGTGCGGCCACCTCGGCGGCAAGGTCCTCGTCCCCACCTCGCAGCACGTCCGCACCCTCAACGCGGCCCGCCTCGCCGCCGACATCGCGGACACCCCGACCCTGATCATCGCCCGTACGGACGCGCTGGCCGCCAACCTGCTGACGAGCGACGTCGACGAGCGGGACGCGCGCTTCGCCACCGGGGAGCGCACGGCGGAGGGCTTCTACCGGGTCCGGAACGGCATGGCCCCCGTCATCGCCCGCGGCCTCGCCTACGCCCCGTACGCCGACCTCATCTGGGTGGAGACCGGCACCCCGGACCTCGGCCAGGCCCGCGAGTTCGCCGAGGCCCTCCACGCGGAGTTCCCCGGGAAGATGCTCGCCTACAACTGCTCGCCCTCCTTCAACTGGAAGGCTGCCCTCGACGACGACCAGATCGCCAAGTTCCAGCGTGAACTCGGCGCCATGGGCTACAAGTTCCAGTTCATCACCCTGGCCGGCTTCCACTCCCTCAACCACGGCATGTTCGACCTGGCCCGCGGCTACGCCGACCACGGCATGACGGCCTACGTCGACCTCCAGGAGCGCGAGTTCGCCGCCCAGCAGCACGGGTTCACCGCGGTCAAGCACCAGCGGGAGGTCGGCACCGGTTACTTCGACCTGGTCTCCACCGCCGTCAACCCGGCCTCCTCCACCACCGCCCTCGCCGGTTCCACCGAGGAGGAGCAGTTCCACTAG